Proteins encoded within one genomic window of Halobacteroides halobius DSM 5150:
- a CDS encoding PTS lactose/cellobiose transporter subunit IIA, with translation MAMEASELNEDIDIEQIVFQIISHAGDGKSDVMMALRKARKGEYDKAKELLEEANEKLSKAHKMHANLVQKESAGEEVNMSLLLAHAEDHFMNASMARDLVSEMVLLFEERDKE, from the coding sequence ATGGCTATGGAAGCATCTGAATTAAATGAGGATATTGATATAGAACAGATTGTATTTCAAATTATCTCTCATGCTGGAGACGGGAAAAGTGATGTAATGATGGCTTTACGGAAGGCACGTAAAGGTGAGTATGATAAAGCAAAAGAATTGCTAGAAGAGGCTAATGAGAAATTATCTAAAGCCCATAAAATGCATGCTAATTTAGTACAAAAAGAATCAGCTGGTGAGGAAGTAAATATGAGTTTGTTATTGGCCCATGCTGAAGATCACTTTATGAATGCTAGCATGGCAAGAGATTTAGTTTCTGAAATGGTATTGTTATTTGAAGAAAGGGATAAAGAGTAA
- a CDS encoding TRAP transporter large permease, producing the protein MLWLFLGTLFSFVFLGIPVAFSLGLSNMVIMSAMDFDFVILTKKMIQGMNSFPLLAIPFFMFVGEIMNTGGIAKRLVKFADSLVGFITGGLGHVNILASMFFGGISGSAIADTAAIGGLLIPPMVEEDYPADYSSAITASSAVIGIIIPPSIPFILYGITTNTSIAQIFMAGIIPGILVGSALMVTTYFTTKRNSYGNAEATASKSFSFKEVISSFKEASLALSLPLLIVGGILGGVFTATEAGAIAVILSLVLSIFVYKEIDFGDIPDLLLKTARVTATVLFLCGMAMVTAWLLTTARVPYQLAELINSVTSSQIVIMLIINALLLVVGCVMDLTPALLILAPILLPIVEQLGISPVYFGVIMCINLGIGLITPPVGTVLYVACGVGNVKMEQLVKSILPFLFTLMVILILLIFFPQLVMFIPNLMMG; encoded by the coding sequence ATGCTATGGTTATTTTTAGGAACTTTATTTTCCTTTGTATTTTTAGGAATTCCGGTTGCATTTAGTTTAGGATTATCCAATATGGTAATTATGTCTGCTATGGATTTTGACTTTGTAATTTTAACCAAAAAGATGATTCAAGGGATGAATAGTTTTCCGTTGTTGGCAATTCCATTTTTTATGTTTGTAGGAGAGATTATGAATACAGGAGGAATAGCTAAAAGACTAGTTAAATTTGCTGATTCCTTAGTTGGATTTATTACTGGTGGTTTAGGACATGTTAATATTTTAGCTAGTATGTTTTTTGGTGGTATTTCTGGTTCAGCAATTGCTGATACAGCAGCAATTGGAGGGTTATTGATTCCTCCTATGGTAGAAGAGGATTATCCAGCTGATTATTCCTCTGCAATTACTGCTTCTTCGGCTGTAATAGGAATTATTATCCCACCAAGTATTCCCTTTATTTTATACGGAATTACAACTAATACATCAATTGCTCAGATTTTTATGGCAGGAATTATTCCAGGAATTTTAGTAGGGTCTGCTTTGATGGTAACTACTTATTTTACTACTAAACGAAATAGTTATGGTAATGCAGAGGCTACAGCAAGTAAGAGTTTCAGTTTTAAAGAGGTTATTTCAAGTTTTAAAGAAGCAAGTTTAGCTCTATCATTACCTTTATTAATCGTAGGTGGAATTTTAGGTGGTGTTTTTACGGCTACTGAAGCAGGAGCTATTGCAGTAATATTATCTTTAGTCTTATCAATTTTTGTTTATAAAGAAATTGATTTTGGTGATATTCCTGATTTACTACTAAAAACAGCTCGAGTAACAGCTACTGTATTATTCTTATGTGGAATGGCAATGGTAACAGCATGGTTATTGACTACAGCCCGAGTACCATATCAGCTGGCTGAGTTGATTAACAGTGTTACTAGTTCTCAGATAGTAATTATGTTAATTATCAATGCTTTATTATTAGTTGTTGGTTGTGTTATGGATTTGACTCCTGCTTTATTAATTTTAGCTCCAATCTTGTTACCAATAGTTGAACAACTTGGCATTAGCCCAGTTTATTTTGGTGTAATTATGTGTATTAATTTAGGAATTGGATTAATTACTCCACCAGTGGGAACAGTGCTTTATGTAGCATGTGGAGTCGGTAATGTTAAAATGGAGCAGTTAGTTAAGTCTATTTTACCATTTTTATTTACTTTAATGGTTATATTAATTTTATTGATCTTTTTCCCACAGTTGGTTATGTTTATTCCTAATTTAATGATGGGTTAA
- a CDS encoding TRAP transporter small permease: MFKKIYNLYKYFVIFITITIMIVVNLNVFSRYVLNNSLGWASEASRFLFIWLTFLGAVLAYEKDEHIGLDLVIDLIPSEKVKTIVRLIADLGVLLVIAVLIKTGITVVQFTSNTSPALQIPMSRVYAIVPVSTIFMFLIALGKIKRRISNLFSNSNKKESQEEEKVV; encoded by the coding sequence ATGTTTAAGAAAATTTATAATTTGTATAAATATTTTGTAATATTTATTACGATTACTATTATGATAGTTGTTAATCTGAATGTTTTTTCTAGATATGTATTAAATAATTCTTTAGGCTGGGCATCAGAAGCATCAAGATTTTTATTTATTTGGCTAACTTTTCTAGGAGCAGTATTAGCTTATGAAAAAGATGAGCATATTGGATTAGATCTTGTGATAGATTTGATACCATCAGAGAAAGTTAAGACAATAGTTAGATTAATTGCAGATTTAGGAGTATTATTAGTTATTGCTGTATTAATTAAGACGGGAATTACAGTTGTTCAATTTACTTCGAATACATCACCAGCATTACAAATTCCGATGAGTAGAGTTTATGCTATCGTTCCAGTCAGTACTATTTTTATGTTCTTAATTGCTTTAGGAAAGATAAAAAGAAGAATTAGTAATTTATTTAGTAATTCAAATAAAAAAGAGTCACAGGAAGAAGAAAAGGTAGTATAA
- a CDS encoding PTS sugar transporter subunit IIC, producing MSTKMFDKVEQLLQRYLMPLANKIQSQRHIQAVRDGMVSLMPVLIVGCLSLLISAIPNLIPNGMLVGFEELIKNNAGVIMFPFKLTIGLLSLFSAFSIAYHLGKRYDLYPLGTATSALIVQLLVCAKYVDGKIIPTYLDAKGIFASIIIGLLTVEVAKFLDNHAITFNLPDSVPPSILKTFQSIIPLFVNVVLFYSISLMIKAATGVIFPELLMNTLAPAINSLDSPLAFVVLILITQLLWFVGLHGYAITSSIFLPLGTQYLAANAAAQAAGEPLTYVFTHGFYVYFLLAGGSGLTGGLAALMLFSDSDHLKQVGKLGIVPAIFNVNEPIIFGLPIVLNPIMFIPFVLGPTIVGLISYLVIDFGFVAKPFIDPPLFLPAPLGAFMTNMDWRSVILCVFNLVLSTVIYYPFFKMMEKKEVKKERKVKEEKAEAAGGTVTS from the coding sequence ATGAGTACTAAAATGTTTGATAAAGTTGAACAATTATTACAAAGATATTTAATGCCTTTAGCAAACAAAATTCAAAGTCAACGTCATATTCAAGCTGTAAGAGATGGTATGGTTAGTTTGATGCCTGTTTTAATAGTAGGTTGCTTGAGTTTGTTAATTAGTGCAATCCCAAATTTAATTCCAAATGGTATGTTAGTAGGATTTGAGGAATTAATTAAGAATAATGCTGGAGTGATTATGTTTCCATTTAAACTAACTATTGGTTTGCTATCGCTTTTTTCTGCTTTTAGTATAGCTTACCATTTAGGGAAAAGATATGATTTGTATCCTTTAGGAACAGCAACTTCTGCATTGATTGTGCAGTTATTAGTTTGTGCTAAGTATGTAGATGGTAAAATTATACCAACTTATTTAGATGCTAAAGGTATTTTTGCTAGTATTATTATAGGATTGTTGACAGTAGAGGTAGCTAAATTCTTGGATAATCATGCTATTACATTTAACTTACCGGATAGTGTACCACCTTCTATTTTAAAGACTTTTCAAAGTATCATCCCATTATTTGTAAATGTAGTCTTATTCTATAGTATTTCTTTAATGATTAAAGCTGCAACTGGAGTAATTTTTCCAGAATTATTAATGAATACTTTAGCACCAGCAATTAATAGTTTAGATAGCCCACTTGCTTTTGTAGTATTGATTTTGATTACTCAATTATTATGGTTTGTTGGATTGCATGGTTATGCAATTACAAGTAGTATCTTTTTACCATTAGGAACTCAGTATTTAGCAGCTAATGCTGCGGCACAAGCTGCGGGAGAACCATTAACTTACGTCTTTACTCATGGATTTTATGTTTATTTCTTATTGGCAGGAGGTTCTGGGTTAACAGGTGGATTGGCAGCACTGATGTTATTTAGTGATTCTGATCATTTAAAACAAGTTGGGAAGTTAGGAATAGTACCAGCTATCTTTAATGTAAATGAGCCAATTATATTTGGGTTACCAATTGTATTAAATCCAATTATGTTTATTCCATTTGTTTTGGGACCGACAATTGTTGGCTTGATCTCTTATTTAGTTATTGATTTTGGTTTTGTAGCTAAGCCATTTATTGATCCACCATTATTTTTACCAGCACCGCTTGGAGCTTTTATGACTAATATGGACTGGAGATCAGTAATTTTATGTGTATTTAACCTAGTATTATCTACAGTGATTTATTATCCATTCTTTAAGATGATGGAGAAAAAGGAAGTTAAAAAAGAAAGAAAAGTAAAAGAAGAAAAGGCAGAAGCTGCCGGAGGAACAGTGACTTCTTAA
- a CDS encoding PTS sugar transporter subunit IIB, with the protein MNILLVCAMGASTGVMVNKMKKKVQEKDEFNEDEFKIEAVATEELKDRVDEFEVVLLGPQIRFKEAEYKKMCEPKGIKVGVIDSRAYGTMNAEAVLNQAADMVK; encoded by the coding sequence ATGAATATTTTATTAGTTTGTGCAATGGGAGCTTCTACAGGAGTTATGGTCAATAAGATGAAAAAGAAGGTGCAAGAAAAAGATGAGTTTAATGAAGACGAGTTTAAGATTGAAGCTGTTGCTACTGAAGAGTTAAAAGATCGAGTTGATGAATTTGAAGTTGTATTATTAGGGCCACAAATTAGATTTAAGGAAGCTGAATACAAAAAAATGTGTGAACCTAAGGGAATTAAAGTAGGTGTTATTGATTCTCGAGCTTATGGGACAATGAATGCTGAGGCTGTATTAAATCAAGCAGCAGATATGGTTAAATAA
- a CDS encoding 6-phospho-alpha-glucosidase: MKKQNLVIAGGGSTYTLGMIMSLIAEKDNFPLKSITFYDIDAKRQERVAKATEIILKEKYPEVEEFNYTTDKEEAFTGADFVFVQIRTGGLEMRAKDEEIPLSHGVVGQETCGPGGMAYGMRSIGDMIELINDIRTYASEAWILNYTNPAAIVAEALKREFPNDNKILNICDMPAAIMVSFAGILDKEIWDLVPEYFGLNHFGWFTKIRDKEGNDLTDKLKGHILNKGFAPEDAEIAEDPSWKKTFKQVERMLTDFPEYLPNTYLQYYLYPEKMVDKVDPEYTRANQVMDGREKRVQELSDSITEAGTTEGADLEVDIHGRYMVRVAASLAYNIGDTYIVIVENNGIISNLPDDAMVEVPAQLTSNGPKPFAVGEIPTFQKGLIEGQLAYEKLVVDAYFEQDYNKALQALTLNRTVVDTPVAKEILDELIEANEDYWPELK, from the coding sequence ATGAAAAAACAAAATCTAGTCATAGCAGGTGGTGGAAGCACTTATACTCTAGGTATGATTATGAGTCTAATAGCAGAAAAAGATAATTTTCCATTAAAAAGTATTACATTTTATGATATTGATGCTAAAAGACAAGAAAGAGTTGCTAAAGCTACTGAAATCATATTAAAAGAGAAATATCCTGAAGTAGAAGAGTTTAACTATACTACTGATAAAGAAGAGGCTTTTACAGGGGCTGACTTTGTTTTTGTTCAAATTAGAACTGGCGGACTTGAAATGAGAGCCAAGGATGAAGAGATTCCATTAAGCCATGGTGTTGTTGGCCAAGAGACATGTGGTCCAGGTGGTATGGCTTATGGTATGCGTTCTATTGGAGATATGATTGAACTGATTAATGATATTAGAACTTATGCTTCAGAAGCTTGGATTTTAAATTATACAAATCCAGCTGCAATTGTAGCAGAGGCTTTAAAAAGAGAATTTCCTAATGACAATAAGATCTTAAATATCTGTGATATGCCAGCGGCAATTATGGTTAGTTTTGCAGGAATTTTAGATAAAGAAATCTGGGACTTAGTACCAGAATACTTTGGATTAAATCACTTTGGCTGGTTTACTAAAATTCGTGACAAAGAAGGAAATGATTTGACAGATAAGCTAAAAGGTCATATCTTAAATAAAGGATTTGCTCCAGAGGATGCTGAGATTGCTGAAGATCCATCTTGGAAGAAGACATTTAAGCAGGTAGAGAGAATGTTAACTGACTTCCCAGAGTATCTACCGAACACTTATCTACAATACTATTTATATCCTGAAAAGATGGTAGATAAGGTAGATCCAGAGTATACAAGAGCTAATCAGGTAATGGATGGTAGAGAAAAGAGAGTCCAGGAGTTATCTGATAGTATCACAGAAGCAGGAACTACTGAAGGAGCAGATTTAGAGGTAGATATTCATGGTCGCTATATGGTACGAGTGGCAGCTTCTTTAGCTTATAATATAGGAGACACTTATATTGTAATTGTAGAGAATAATGGTATTATCTCTAACTTACCAGATGATGCAATGGTTGAGGTACCAGCCCAACTTACTAGTAATGGGCCAAAGCCATTTGCAGTAGGAGAAATTCCTACTTTCCAGAAGGGACTAATTGAAGGACAGTTAGCTTATGAGAAGTTGGTTGTAGATGCTTACTTTGAACAGGACTATAATAAGGCATTGCAGGCGTTAACTCTAAATAGAACAGTAGTTGATACACCAGTTGCTAAAGAGATTTTAGATGAGTTAATTGAAGCTAATGAAGATTATTGGCCAGAACTAAAATAG
- a CDS encoding TRAP transporter substrate-binding protein, which yields MFNKKLTSVALVLVLLAGSLLTLSSDAGAWWIFGEDKDNNKKKVYTIRAGIGLNDKSAQFKALEKWKQMVEKRSDGRIEMELYHSSQLGDDREMMEALQLGTQEVTCPSTAPIGGFIPEFKVFDLPFLFPSNKAADYVLDGPVGQRLLKKLEKEGLIGLAYWENGFRHLTNSVRAVKTPADIKGLKVRTMENPIHLAAWEAMGANPTPMAFGELFSAMQQGVVDGQENPWGTIYLQNFYEVQDYVTNTGHVYSPFVLMVSEKFYDKLPSDLQKILRETAKEVKDYQRKINREMNAKYREKLKDKMNVTILSAEEKKAFQKAVQPVYEKYEEEIGAGLIKDVMNEVEEYQNK from the coding sequence ATGTTTAATAAGAAACTTACATCAGTTGCTTTAGTTTTAGTTTTATTAGCAGGTTCTTTGTTGACTCTTAGTAGTGATGCTGGTGCTTGGTGGATTTTTGGTGAAGATAAAGATAATAATAAGAAGAAAGTTTATACTATTCGAGCTGGTATTGGGTTAAATGATAAATCGGCTCAGTTTAAAGCATTAGAGAAGTGGAAACAAATGGTCGAAAAAAGAAGTGATGGACGGATTGAGATGGAGTTATATCATTCTAGTCAGCTTGGTGATGACCGTGAAATGATGGAAGCATTACAGTTAGGAACTCAGGAAGTAACTTGTCCTTCGACAGCTCCAATTGGTGGTTTTATACCAGAATTTAAGGTATTTGATTTACCATTCTTATTCCCAAGTAATAAAGCTGCTGATTATGTATTAGATGGTCCTGTAGGTCAAAGATTACTTAAGAAGTTAGAAAAGGAAGGCCTTATTGGATTAGCTTATTGGGAGAATGGTTTTCGTCATTTAACTAATAGTGTAAGAGCAGTAAAAACACCTGCAGATATTAAAGGATTAAAAGTAAGAACTATGGAAAATCCAATTCATTTAGCTGCTTGGGAAGCTATGGGAGCTAATCCAACTCCAATGGCATTTGGCGAATTATTCTCTGCTATGCAACAAGGTGTAGTTGATGGACAGGAAAACCCATGGGGAACTATTTATCTACAAAACTTCTATGAAGTTCAGGATTATGTAACTAATACTGGACATGTTTATTCTCCATTTGTATTAATGGTCTCTGAGAAGTTTTATGATAAATTACCTAGTGATTTACAAAAAATCCTTAGAGAAACAGCTAAAGAGGTTAAAGATTATCAAAGAAAAATAAATCGTGAGATGAATGCTAAGTATAGAGAGAAATTAAAGGATAAGATGAATGTAACTATTCTTTCTGCTGAAGAAAAGAAGGCATTCCAAAAAGCAGTTCAACCAGTTTATGAAAAATATGAAGAAGAAATTGGTGCTGGGTTAATTAAAGATGTAATGAATGAAGTTGAAGAATACCAAAACAAGTAA
- a CDS encoding IclR family transcriptional regulator codes for MRTKPNNLVKSVNRSINILEELAKYENGLGVTEIGNRLDVHKSSVHRLLSTLVYRGLVEQDQETGKYKLGLKLFELGSRIFNDLEVREYAKPYIEELVRKTNETVHLVTLDQGEVLYIDKVKSPETITMASQIGARGPIHCTGVGKAMAAYLAETEVDKIIKKKGMPKQTENTITDPREFKEHLDLVKERGYAIDEIENEAGIRCIAAPIFDYDGDVVAAVSVSGPTMRVTKERISELAKQVRETGLQISYRLGYNPNNQ; via the coding sequence ATGAGAACTAAACCAAATAACTTAGTTAAATCTGTAAATAGATCAATTAATATTTTAGAAGAGTTAGCAAAGTATGAAAATGGGTTGGGGGTGACAGAGATAGGTAATAGATTGGACGTTCATAAGAGTTCAGTTCATAGGTTATTATCTACTTTAGTTTATAGGGGTTTAGTTGAACAAGATCAAGAAACTGGAAAATATAAGTTAGGGTTAAAGTTATTTGAATTAGGGAGTAGAATCTTTAATGATTTAGAAGTCAGAGAGTATGCAAAGCCATATATAGAAGAGTTAGTTAGAAAGACTAATGAAACAGTACACTTAGTTACTTTAGATCAGGGGGAAGTTTTATATATTGATAAGGTAAAAAGCCCAGAAACGATCACTATGGCTTCCCAAATAGGAGCTAGAGGTCCAATTCATTGTACTGGAGTTGGTAAAGCAATGGCAGCTTATTTAGCTGAAACAGAAGTAGATAAGATAATTAAAAAGAAAGGTATGCCTAAACAGACTGAGAATACGATTACAGATCCTCGGGAGTTCAAAGAACATTTAGACCTCGTTAAAGAGAGAGGATATGCTATTGATGAAATAGAGAATGAAGCAGGAATCAGGTGTATAGCAGCACCAATTTTTGATTATGATGGAGATGTAGTAGCTGCAGTTAGTGTTTCAGGGCCAACTATGAGAGTTACTAAAGAAAGAATCTCTGAATTAGCCAAGCAGGTTAGAGAGACAGGATTACAGATATCATACCGTTTAGGTTATAATCCCAATAATCAATAG
- a CDS encoding sigma 54-interacting transcriptional regulator: MKQIEKVYQSLKNKYTQEDKEGYSAGELAKELDLHRSNVSGYLNKLVKKGRVKKITGRPVLFKPLIKRKTKGNDNKNTNLNQLTVFDQVIGKQGSLKTPIEQAKAAILYPPNGLHTLLLGDTGVGKTMFAELMHQFAIESGTLDFAAPFITFNCADYANNPQLLMGQLFGIKKGAYTGANQDKEGLLEKANGGILFLDEVHRLPSEGQEMLFTFIDKGIFRKLGDTENELTSDVLIVAATTEDPESSLLETFNRRIPMVINLPPLEKRSLEERLALIKEFFQQESKRIGEVIYAKLDVIKALLLYHCKNNIGQLKSDIQLGCARAFLSYMNQGKNKLLVDKNHFSESVKKGLLNLKNNRQKISQVVDNSKPQLRFSPEKKERFIKQEDQYDLPGNFYNSIERKLFDLKSKGVNEQEANQIVNSDIESYFEEYIGDFDSQINREELLKIVGKNILEVTEQIREYVNNNLDTELPSQLILGLALHIQSAVQRIKEGEKIVNSQLNEIRMKHPEEFSAALKITEIIESQLGIQLPLDEVGYLTMFLCPAEYQFSQEEEDKVGVIVAMHGAKAASSMVKVANKLLQVNHARAMDMPLTMDPKQAYSNVKNLVQEVDQGRGVLLLVDMGSLTTFGELIHQETGIEIKTIEMVSTPMVLEATRKAIISLSLEEIFDFTINVNPYLGKKLLNDTSKQQEYRQTNLVITSCFTGEGTAVKLKSTIYKNLDLEANNAEVMALNISDNEKFKQKIKKLSQEYNIVAIIGSINPKLAEGIPFIRAEEIFTNQGLRRLSKIIEAEDIYLQVAESLDEHLLYVDAQEVIQDIRRVIDDIVEELNLKVKEDSLVGWILHISFMLDQILAGDRNREYQNKETIKEDYKKEYQIIKDKLKLLESNYQLEISDGEVCSLVEIMLELSI; the protein is encoded by the coding sequence TTGAAGCAGATTGAGAAAGTATATCAAAGCTTAAAAAACAAGTATACTCAAGAGGATAAAGAAGGATATTCAGCTGGAGAGTTAGCTAAGGAACTTGATTTACACCGTTCTAATGTTAGTGGTTATTTAAATAAATTAGTTAAAAAAGGGAGAGTAAAAAAGATAACCGGAAGGCCAGTCTTATTTAAACCTCTAATTAAGAGAAAAACTAAAGGTAATGATAATAAAAATACCAATTTGAATCAACTTACAGTATTTGATCAAGTAATTGGAAAACAAGGAAGTCTAAAAACACCAATTGAACAAGCTAAAGCAGCTATATTATATCCACCTAATGGGTTGCATACCTTATTATTAGGTGATACTGGAGTGGGAAAGACTATGTTTGCAGAATTAATGCATCAGTTTGCTATTGAATCGGGTACTTTAGATTTTGCTGCTCCTTTTATCACCTTTAACTGTGCTGATTATGCAAATAACCCGCAACTATTAATGGGCCAACTTTTTGGAATAAAAAAAGGAGCCTACACAGGAGCAAATCAGGATAAAGAAGGACTTTTAGAAAAGGCGAATGGAGGGATTTTATTTTTAGATGAGGTACACCGCCTACCTTCAGAAGGACAAGAGATGTTATTTACCTTTATCGATAAGGGAATCTTTAGAAAGCTGGGAGATACAGAAAATGAACTTACTTCTGATGTATTAATTGTTGCAGCTACTACTGAAGATCCTGAGTCGAGTTTATTAGAAACTTTTAATCGACGTATACCAATGGTAATTAATCTCCCCCCTTTAGAAAAGAGAAGTTTAGAAGAGAGGTTAGCCTTAATTAAAGAATTTTTTCAACAAGAGTCTAAAAGAATTGGAGAAGTAATTTATGCTAAATTAGATGTAATTAAAGCTTTATTATTATATCATTGTAAGAATAATATTGGCCAATTAAAGAGTGATATTCAATTAGGTTGTGCTAGAGCTTTTTTAAGCTATATGAACCAAGGGAAAAATAAATTATTGGTAGATAAGAACCATTTTTCCGAATCAGTTAAAAAAGGATTGTTAAATTTAAAGAACAACCGCCAAAAAATTAGTCAAGTAGTCGATAATTCTAAGCCACAACTTAGATTTTCTCCTGAGAAAAAAGAACGATTTATCAAACAAGAAGACCAGTATGATCTACCAGGTAATTTTTATAATTCAATTGAACGGAAATTATTTGATTTAAAGAGTAAAGGAGTTAACGAACAAGAAGCAAATCAGATTGTAAATTCTGATATTGAGTCTTATTTTGAAGAGTATATTGGTGATTTTGATTCACAGATTAACAGAGAAGAATTATTAAAAATAGTAGGCAAAAATATTTTAGAAGTAACTGAACAGATTAGAGAATATGTTAACAATAATTTAGATACAGAATTACCTTCTCAGTTAATATTAGGTTTAGCTTTGCATATTCAATCAGCAGTGCAAAGAATAAAAGAAGGCGAAAAGATAGTCAACTCCCAGTTAAATGAAATTAGAATGAAGCATCCTGAAGAATTTAGTGCTGCTCTTAAGATAACAGAGATAATTGAATCTCAACTTGGAATCCAACTACCACTTGATGAGGTAGGATATTTAACTATGTTCTTATGCCCTGCTGAGTATCAATTTAGTCAGGAAGAAGAGGACAAGGTAGGAGTTATTGTGGCTATGCATGGAGCTAAAGCAGCTTCAAGTATGGTAAAGGTAGCTAATAAACTATTACAGGTCAATCATGCTAGGGCAATGGATATGCCTTTAACAATGGACCCTAAACAGGCATATAGTAATGTCAAAAATTTAGTACAAGAAGTAGACCAAGGTAGAGGGGTTTTATTACTAGTAGATATGGGTTCTTTGACCACTTTTGGTGAGTTAATTCATCAAGAGACGGGAATTGAAATAAAGACGATTGAAATGGTCAGTACTCCTATGGTCTTAGAAGCAACTCGTAAAGCAATTATTTCTTTGAGTTTAGAAGAGATTTTTGATTTTACTATCAATGTAAACCCTTATTTAGGTAAGAAATTATTAAATGATACCTCTAAGCAACAAGAGTATAGACAGACAAACCTAGTTATTACTAGCTGTTTTACTGGTGAAGGAACAGCAGTAAAACTAAAATCAACTATTTATAAAAATCTTGATTTAGAAGCTAATAATGCAGAAGTAATGGCACTTAATATATCAGATAATGAAAAGTTCAAGCAAAAGATTAAGAAATTAAGCCAAGAGTATAATATTGTAGCTATTATTGGAAGTATTAATCCTAAACTAGCTGAGGGGATTCCTTTTATTAGAGCTGAAGAGATATTTACTAACCAAGGTTTAAGACGGTTAAGTAAAATCATTGAGGCAGAGGATATATATTTACAGGTAGCTGAATCTTTAGATGAACACTTATTATATGTTGATGCCCAAGAGGTTATCCAAGATATTAGAAGGGTAATTGATGATATTGTCGAAGAATTGAATTTAAAAGTAAAGGAAGATTCACTAGTAGGATGGATATTGCACATTAGTTTTATGTTAGACCAAATATTAGCTGGTGATAGAAATCGAGAGTATCAAAATAAAGAAACTATTAAAGAAGATTATAAAAAGGAGTATCAAATTATTAAAGATAAACTTAAGCTATTAGAGTCTAATTATCAATTAGAGATTTCTGATGGTGAAGTATGTAGCTTGGTAGAGATTATGCTGGAGCTTAGTATTTAA